Proteins encoded within one genomic window of Oligoflexia bacterium:
- a CDS encoding DUF2190 family protein — protein MKNFIQLGETVTLVAPYTVVSGAGLLVGAVFGVASLDATSGAAVEAALEGVFDLPKASGAISQGAKVYWDNSAKNLTTTSSSNTLVGVAVVAALSGDALVRVRLNGSF, from the coding sequence ATGAAAAATTTTATTCAACTCGGAGAAACAGTCACTCTGGTTGCGCCCTACACAGTTGTTAGTGGCGCAGGTCTTCTTGTAGGTGCGGTTTTTGGGGTTGCATCTCTTGATGCCACTAGTGGTGCTGCTGTTGAGGCGGCACTTGAAGGAGTGTTTGATCTCCCAAAGGCATCAGGTGCCATTTCCCAAGGAGCAAAAGTTTATTGGGATAATTCGGCAAAAAATTTAACGACAACTAGTTCAAGCAACACCCTTGTCGGTGTGGCCGTTGTTGCAGCGTTAAGTGGTGATGCCTTGGTTCGAGTAAGACTTAACGGATCATTCTAA